A single region of the Thioalkalivibrio nitratireducens DSM 14787 genome encodes:
- a CDS encoding 2Fe-2S iron-sulfur cluster-binding protein, which produces MEKQLSVIRAARLAGVTRGELQTRIKCGDLPSFDGTVRVDDLLSLYPGTRLEDERTLERVDRIKAAALGRDVAGRSLPEPQVLAERLAILGHKLTRARRQAEHYAAVFEALESRLRELEKHRDGHTRAVAREIKLWMQSALHQGLAESDAMGSALADRSHWMSVMAPQVRLLPDHQEFLVEGSDTVLDAALRAGLSISYGCSNGNCGECKARVVSGEIREVRPHDYVIPESERAQGYALMCAVAPVTDLVVEVGVARSPDQIPLQTIEAMVRDVEHQGTHVRVVRVQTPRTRRLRFLGGQYVRVRLDEGRVEGRLPLANCPCDDRNLVLHVAEDREDAFAVYCFERLRKGERVEIEGPYGDFVIGDEVERPLVFLACDTGFAPIKSLIEHVIALDIADAMDLVWLATGAIGHYEDNLCRSWDDALDNFRYKPVRVNAASDREAWPALIAGSLSRVEDPSGRDYYVAGPGRFVDAAAAVLDRLGVPPERRCLQGIPPAA; this is translated from the coding sequence ATGGAAAAACAGCTTTCGGTGATCCGCGCGGCGCGATTGGCGGGGGTGACGCGGGGTGAATTGCAGACACGCATCAAATGCGGTGATCTGCCCAGTTTCGACGGCACGGTCCGGGTCGACGACCTGCTCTCGCTGTATCCCGGAACCCGGCTGGAAGACGAGCGAACGCTCGAACGCGTCGACCGGATCAAGGCCGCGGCGCTGGGCCGGGATGTCGCCGGCCGTAGCCTGCCCGAGCCGCAGGTGCTTGCCGAAAGGCTGGCGATCCTGGGTCACAAGTTGACGCGTGCCCGCCGGCAGGCCGAGCATTACGCGGCCGTGTTCGAAGCACTGGAATCCCGTCTGCGGGAACTGGAGAAACATCGTGACGGGCACACACGCGCGGTCGCGCGGGAGATCAAGCTCTGGATGCAGAGCGCGTTGCACCAGGGGCTGGCGGAATCGGATGCGATGGGCAGCGCCCTCGCGGATCGGAGTCACTGGATGAGCGTGATGGCACCGCAGGTGCGGCTGCTTCCCGACCACCAGGAGTTCCTGGTGGAGGGCTCGGACACGGTGCTCGATGCCGCGCTAAGAGCTGGATTGTCGATCAGCTACGGCTGCAGCAACGGCAACTGCGGGGAGTGCAAGGCACGGGTCGTGTCCGGGGAGATCCGGGAAGTGCGGCCGCACGACTACGTGATCCCCGAAAGTGAGCGCGCGCAGGGGTATGCGCTGATGTGCGCGGTCGCACCGGTCACCGACCTGGTGGTCGAGGTCGGGGTCGCGCGCAGTCCCGACCAGATCCCGCTGCAGACGATCGAGGCGATGGTGCGCGACGTCGAACATCAGGGGACCCATGTGCGGGTGGTGAGGGTGCAGACGCCGCGGACCCGGCGCCTGCGTTTCCTTGGTGGGCAGTACGTTCGTGTGCGCCTGGATGAGGGCCGGGTAGAGGGTCGGTTGCCCCTGGCCAACTGCCCCTGCGATGACCGGAACCTGGTGCTGCACGTGGCGGAGGACCGCGAGGATGCGTTCGCGGTGTACTGCTTCGAACGCCTGCGCAAGGGGGAGCGCGTCGAAATCGAGGGGCCGTACGGGGATTTCGTGATCGGGGACGAGGTCGAGCGGCCACTGGTCTTCCTGGCCTGCGACACCGGGTTCGCGCCGATCAAGAGCCTGATCGAGCACGTGATTGCGCTGGACATCGCCGATGCGATGGATCTGGTCTGGCTGGCCACCGGCGCAATCGGCCATTACGAGGACAATCTCTGCCGTTCCTGGGACGACGCCCTCGACAACTTCCGCTACAAGCCGGTGCGGGTGAACGCTGCCAGCGACCGGGAGGCCTGGCCCGCGCTGATCGCGGGAAGCCTGTCCCGCGTGGAAGACCCGAGCGGCCGCGATTACTACGTCGCGGGCCCCGGCCGCTTCGTCGATGCCGCCGCCGCGGTGCTCGACCGGCTGGGTGTGCCGCCGGAGCGCCGCTGCCTGCAGGGGATTCCCCCGGCGGCCTAG
- a CDS encoding sigma-54 interaction domain-containing protein translates to MTKNTASPEIPTETLALLNAYQDPAVLLDLDYFILAANPAYVRAFGDAPLSERSRCYEVSHGYAVPCDQAGESCPLHATLASHDVSRVMHIHHTPRGAEHVDVETHPVPGADGSIHYVLEIMRQTLVASATPSTSRMVGRSPAFRRMLEMIQRAAPSEAAVLLLGETGTGKEMVAQAIHESSARRDGPFVPVECAGLTETLFESELFGHEKGAFTGATSLKTGLVEAARGGTLFLDEVGDIPLSMQVKLLRLLETGCFRRVGSAVPQEADFRLVCATHRDLKALVASDMFRLDLYFRIGVFPILLPSLRQRREDLPLLVEALMSRLRSARGKRLTPAAFRALEGMGFPGNIRELRNVLERASLLADGDSIQPADLIVDLEFQPAGEAVPPADTVIPLDELERQYLARVVAQHPGDRQELARQLGVSERTLYRKLQRLEAGTPEHEGSD, encoded by the coding sequence ATGACGAAGAACACCGCCAGCCCCGAGATCCCCACGGAAACGCTGGCGTTGCTCAACGCCTACCAGGATCCCGCGGTGCTGCTGGATCTCGACTACTTCATCCTGGCCGCGAATCCGGCCTACGTGCGGGCGTTCGGCGACGCACCGCTGAGCGAGCGCAGCCGCTGCTACGAGGTCTCGCACGGCTACGCAGTACCCTGTGATCAGGCGGGTGAAAGCTGCCCGTTACACGCAACTCTCGCGTCGCACGACGTGAGCCGGGTAATGCACATCCACCACACGCCGCGCGGCGCGGAGCACGTAGACGTGGAGACGCACCCGGTTCCCGGCGCCGATGGCAGTATCCACTACGTGCTGGAGATCATGCGCCAGACCCTGGTGGCGAGTGCAACGCCGAGCACCTCGCGGATGGTCGGCCGGTCGCCGGCCTTCCGGAGGATGCTGGAAATGATCCAGCGGGCGGCACCCAGCGAGGCGGCCGTGCTGCTGCTCGGTGAGACCGGCACGGGCAAGGAAATGGTGGCCCAGGCGATCCACGAATCCAGCGCGCGCCGCGACGGACCGTTCGTGCCGGTGGAGTGCGCGGGACTCACCGAGACATTGTTCGAGAGCGAGTTGTTCGGTCATGAGAAGGGTGCATTCACCGGCGCGACCAGTCTGAAGACCGGGCTGGTCGAAGCCGCACGCGGCGGCACGCTGTTCCTCGACGAGGTGGGCGACATCCCCCTGTCGATGCAGGTCAAGCTGCTCCGCCTGCTTGAGACGGGATGCTTTCGCCGGGTGGGCAGCGCGGTGCCGCAGGAGGCCGATTTCCGGCTGGTCTGTGCGACGCACCGGGATCTGAAGGCGCTGGTGGCCTCGGACATGTTCCGGCTCGATCTCTATTTCCGCATCGGCGTGTTTCCGATCCTGCTGCCGTCCCTGCGGCAGCGGCGGGAGGATCTGCCGCTGCTGGTCGAGGCCTTGATGAGCCGGTTGCGCTCGGCGCGCGGCAAGCGCCTGACGCCGGCCGCATTCAGGGCCCTGGAAGGCATGGGATTCCCCGGCAACATCCGGGAACTGCGCAACGTGCTCGAGCGCGCGAGCCTGTTGGCCGACGGGGACTCGATCCAGCCCGCGGACCTGATCGTCGATCTCGAGTTCCAGCCGGCGGGGGAGGCCGTGCCGCCTGCCGACACGGTGATTCCGCTCGATGAACTGGAACGGCAGTACCTGGCGCGTGTCGTTGCGCAACATCCCGGCGATCGCCAGGAACTGGCACGGCAGTTGGGCGTATCGGAACGGACCCTGTACCGGAAGCTGCAGCGGCTGGAAGCCGGTACACCGGAGCACGAGGGGTCGGACTGA
- a CDS encoding RNA ligase, which yields MDGPTLADAIDAGRAERLCFEGLEYARLTETVAGYPRGSVVLPGGVVIPGYPSIGRVHSLSAGLREQFDGPFWAEEKIDGFNVRILRHEGAVLAFSRGGFVCPFSTDRLHDFIDPALFEIEPDLVLCAEIAGPENPYLEGSPPFVTEDIALYVFDMMRQGRGSFLGQQEKMGLIASHGLPPTRTFGRFEPHDVDPLRDLIFQLDAEGAEGLVLKGEWGGKRAKYVTGRSNVTDIRVCSEQLLDLPPEYFINRLTRLAIFVTEHGQQGDPELERSLGHAFLSGLDRAVERSRSRGRVDHRYRCRFRERRNALHFMDHMAATGGHRVRMAPGMPVQQDGYWILEFERVFDRMTGTLATALSGAVQYD from the coding sequence ATGGACGGACCGACACTGGCAGACGCGATCGACGCGGGGCGAGCCGAACGGCTGTGCTTCGAAGGGTTGGAGTATGCTCGGCTCACCGAGACGGTTGCGGGCTATCCGAGGGGAAGCGTGGTGTTGCCCGGCGGCGTGGTGATCCCCGGTTACCCGTCCATCGGACGGGTTCACTCGCTGTCCGCGGGACTGCGGGAACAGTTCGACGGCCCGTTCTGGGCAGAGGAGAAGATCGACGGGTTCAATGTCCGGATCCTGCGTCACGAAGGCGCGGTGCTGGCCTTCAGCCGCGGCGGTTTCGTCTGCCCGTTCAGCACCGACCGCCTGCACGATTTTATCGACCCGGCCCTGTTCGAGATCGAACCCGACCTAGTGCTGTGTGCCGAGATCGCCGGCCCGGAAAACCCGTATCTCGAGGGTTCACCTCCGTTCGTGACCGAGGACATCGCGCTGTACGTGTTCGACATGATGCGCCAGGGTCGGGGTAGCTTCCTGGGCCAGCAGGAAAAGATGGGCCTGATCGCGTCACATGGCCTGCCCCCGACGCGCACTTTCGGCCGTTTCGAACCCCATGATGTCGACCCGTTGCGGGATCTGATTTTCCAGCTCGATGCCGAAGGTGCGGAAGGGCTGGTGCTGAAGGGTGAATGGGGCGGGAAGCGGGCAAAGTATGTGACTGGCCGCTCCAACGTGACCGACATCCGCGTCTGCAGCGAGCAATTGCTCGACCTGCCGCCCGAATATTTCATCAACCGGCTGACACGCCTCGCAATATTCGTGACCGAGCATGGCCAGCAGGGCGATCCCGAACTCGAGCGCAGCCTCGGCCACGCCTTCCTGTCCGGGCTGGACCGGGCCGTCGAGCGCAGCCGATCGCGCGGCCGCGTGGATCACCGTTACCGGTGCCGGTTCCGGGAACGCCGCAACGCACTGCACTTCATGGACCACATGGCCGCTACCGGCGGGCATCGGGTCCGCATGGCCCCAGGCATGCCGGTGCAGCAGGACGGCTACTGGATCCTGGAATTCGAGCGCGTGTTCGACCGGATGACCGGCACGCTGGCCACCGCCCTTTCGGGTGCAGTGCAGTACGACTGA
- a CDS encoding RNA ligase partner protein has translation MRRFVLDTSVFTNPHVFGQFGEDPGDGLRTFLRLAQRCPAEFFMPLSVYDEFRTMRDLAELAADFETVVWVRSPRRFTLTIPSDILYEFIDEVRTRIDRGLRIAEEHTKRAGAAADMPPEIITQLRERYREAMRKGLVDSREDVDAVLLALELDAELASADEGMRKLGNRMGIKLVTADYLRRVMENLAESQGGGVPKTSG, from the coding sequence ATGCGTCGCTTCGTTCTGGATACCAGCGTTTTCACCAATCCGCACGTGTTCGGGCAGTTTGGCGAGGATCCCGGGGATGGCCTTCGCACCTTCCTGCGTCTCGCCCAGCGCTGCCCGGCCGAGTTCTTCATGCCGCTGTCGGTCTACGACGAGTTCCGGACGATGCGCGATCTGGCTGAACTCGCGGCCGACTTCGAGACGGTCGTCTGGGTGCGCTCGCCCAGGCGTTTCACGCTGACGATCCCCAGCGACATCCTGTACGAGTTCATCGACGAGGTTCGCACCCGGATCGATCGCGGTCTGCGCATCGCGGAGGAACATACCAAGCGCGCCGGCGCGGCCGCGGATATGCCCCCGGAGATCATCACCCAGCTGCGCGAGCGGTACCGGGAGGCAATGCGCAAGGGACTCGTGGATTCCCGGGAAGACGTCGATGCAGTGCTGCTGGCGCTGGAGCTCGACGCCGAACTGGCCAGCGCGGACGAGGGCATGCGCAAGCTCGGCAACCGCATGGGCATCAAGCTGGTCACCGCCGACTACCTGCGCCGGGTCATGGAGAACCTAGCGGAATCTCAGGGCGGAGGGGTTCCCAAGACGTCCGGCTGA
- a CDS encoding class I SAM-dependent methyltransferase, with protein sequence MRGIEHIPWLYDALMSVMDVTGFSRWRRKLVFEARGPTLEVGCGTGRNLPHYPTDTDLVALDPDLAALRRARRRAPGTLLVAARAEALPFRSDRFETVVSGLVFCSVQNPDRGLAEIRRVLAPDGELRMLEHVRHHRPSLARLQDGIQPAWTWITGGCHPNRDTEATVARAGFAIDPVDRVARGVMRRFSARAEGESGPRI encoded by the coding sequence GTGCGCGGGATCGAACACATACCCTGGCTGTACGATGCGTTGATGAGCGTGATGGACGTCACCGGCTTCTCGCGCTGGCGGCGCAAGCTGGTTTTCGAGGCGCGCGGCCCGACGCTGGAGGTGGGCTGCGGTACTGGCCGCAACCTGCCGCACTATCCCACAGACACCGACCTGGTGGCCTTGGACCCCGACCTCGCGGCGCTGCGCCGTGCGCGTCGGCGTGCGCCGGGCACCCTGCTCGTGGCGGCGCGCGCCGAAGCGCTGCCCTTCCGGAGCGACCGCTTCGAAACCGTGGTCAGCGGCCTCGTTTTCTGCAGCGTGCAGAACCCGGATCGGGGACTGGCCGAGATCCGGCGGGTGTTGGCCCCGGACGGGGAACTGCGCATGCTCGAGCACGTACGCCATCACCGTCCATCCCTAGCCCGGCTGCAGGACGGCATCCAGCCCGCCTGGACCTGGATCACCGGCGGCTGCCACCCGAACCGGGATACCGAGGCGACGGTGGCGCGGGCGGGGTTCGCGATTGATCCCGTCGATCGCGTGGCACGGGGCGTGATGCGGCGCTTCTCCGCGCGGGCCGAGGGAGAATCCGGGCCGCGGATCTGA
- the tnpC gene encoding IS66 family transposase, protein MDGSGFLFVNRRRTQLKVLYFDGDGFCVWSKRLEQGQFALQPGARAGVVALSGTGFQALLEGLQFEVKKRYRLAQCPGSYVILEYHRPVLKRRDTEQLITTPAPANVHDRSVADVSFLAGMLIDKFLYHLPLYRQHQRLLQSGIQLSRMTLGTLAARAIGLLEPIYKAQLEHIRQGRVVTVDETPIKAGRSAPGKMRSAYFWPVYGEDGEICFPYASNRHFDNVEKILGAKFTGGLQSDGYGAYERFVELVQAVTHAGCWAHTRRYFERALDAEPQAAGEALRQIRAFYAVEEEIRARGLEGAEKLALRTEQTLPKAQDFWRWCDEQCHRPDLTPSNPPSNPLSKALVYARGRIEALQVFLHDPDVAIDPNHIERTLRPIPMGKKNFLFAWTELGAKQIGIIQSLIVTCRLQGISPSVYLTDVLQRVSQHPARDVIDLTPRRWKILFADDPLRSDLDRPPPA, encoded by the coding sequence CTGGATGGTTCGGGGTTCCTGTTCGTGAATCGTCGGCGCACGCAACTGAAGGTGCTGTACTTCGACGGTGACGGCTTCTGTGTCTGGAGCAAACGGCTGGAGCAGGGTCAGTTCGCGCTGCAGCCGGGGGCGCGTGCCGGTGTGGTGGCGCTGAGCGGCACCGGCTTCCAGGCGTTGCTCGAAGGCCTGCAGTTTGAGGTCAAAAAGCGCTACCGGCTGGCGCAGTGCCCAGGCAGCTACGTGATCCTCGAGTACCACCGCCCGGTGCTCAAGCGCCGCGATACCGAGCAACTGATCACGACCCCGGCACCGGCGAACGTGCACGATCGCAGCGTCGCCGATGTCAGCTTCCTCGCAGGCATGCTGATCGACAAGTTTCTCTACCACCTGCCGTTGTACCGCCAGCACCAGCGCCTGCTGCAGAGCGGGATCCAGTTGAGCCGGATGACCCTGGGTACCCTCGCGGCGCGGGCCATCGGCCTGCTGGAGCCGATCTACAAGGCGCAACTCGAGCACATCCGCCAGGGACGGGTAGTGACCGTGGACGAGACCCCGATCAAGGCCGGGCGCAGTGCCCCGGGCAAGATGCGCAGCGCCTACTTCTGGCCGGTCTACGGCGAGGACGGCGAGATCTGCTTCCCCTATGCCAGCAACCGCCACTTCGACAATGTCGAGAAGATCCTCGGCGCCAAGTTTACCGGGGGGCTGCAAAGTGACGGCTACGGGGCGTATGAACGTTTTGTCGAGTTGGTCCAGGCCGTGACCCATGCCGGGTGCTGGGCGCACACGCGCCGCTACTTCGAGCGCGCGCTGGACGCCGAGCCGCAGGCCGCCGGAGAAGCGCTGCGGCAAATCCGGGCGTTCTACGCCGTGGAAGAGGAAATCCGCGCCCGGGGCCTGGAAGGCGCCGAGAAGCTCGCCCTGCGCACCGAGCAGACCCTGCCGAAGGCCCAGGACTTCTGGCGCTGGTGTGACGAACAATGCCATCGCCCGGACCTGACCCCGAGCAACCCCCCGAGCAACCCCCTGAGCAAGGCGCTGGTCTATGCCCGCGGTCGCATCGAGGCGTTGCAGGTCTTCCTCCACGATCCCGATGTCGCCATCGATCCGAATCACATCGAACGGACGCTGCGCCCGATTCCCATGGGCAAGAAAAATTTCCTGTTCGCATGGACCGAACTGGGCGCGAAACAGATCGGCATCATCCAGAGCCTGATCGTAACCTGCCGATTACAAGGGATCTCCCCGTCGGTCTATCTGACCGATGTCCTGCAGCGGGTGAGCCAGCATCCGGCCCGCGACGTGATCGACCTCACCCCGCGACGATGGAAGATCCTGTTCGCCGACGATCCACTACGTTCCGATCTCGACCGACCCCCACCGGCGTAG
- the ppnN gene encoding nucleotide 5'-monophosphate nucleosidase PpnN yields the protein MDDHTNTGTPVSGAKISTRVYPAGTLNMLSREEVARLSDATEEVGEVLRQCALAVLNSGEQGDDAESMLRAYEDFRIQVHQVNRGMRIDLENAPACAFVDGKMIRGIRELLSAVVRDIVYFHTEIGPNPYFDLAMPEGITNTVFEILRNARLLNAQREPNLVVCWGGHSISGEEYDYTKEVGYQLGLRGRDICTGCGPGAMKGPMKGATIGHAKQRTLPGHYVGVSEPGIIAAEAPNPIVNELVILPDIEKRLEAFVRLGHGIVVFPGGVGTAEEILFMLGILLNPANREAPFPLIFSGPEAARGYFEEIDRFIGLTLGDRARELYRIVIDDPVAVAREMTRGIDQVREWRVHINDAFYFNWLLDIQPSFQQPFEPSHAAMRSLEISRELQPHQLAANLRRAFSGIVSGNVKPQGVRAIREHGPFEIRGEADIMEALDQLLRRFVAQNRMKLPGGAAYEPCYRIVS from the coding sequence ATGGACGATCATACAAATACAGGTACGCCCGTCAGCGGCGCCAAGATTTCGACCCGGGTGTATCCGGCCGGGACATTGAACATGCTCTCGCGCGAGGAAGTCGCGCGCTTGTCGGATGCAACCGAAGAGGTTGGAGAAGTTCTGCGTCAGTGCGCGCTGGCCGTGCTCAACTCTGGCGAGCAGGGCGATGATGCCGAATCCATGCTGCGCGCCTACGAGGATTTCCGCATCCAGGTCCACCAGGTCAATCGCGGCATGCGCATCGACCTGGAAAACGCGCCGGCCTGCGCGTTTGTCGACGGCAAGATGATTCGCGGGATTCGCGAGCTGCTGTCGGCCGTGGTCCGCGACATCGTCTACTTCCACACCGAGATCGGGCCCAACCCCTATTTCGATCTGGCCATGCCGGAAGGCATCACCAACACCGTTTTCGAAATCCTGCGCAACGCCCGCCTGCTCAACGCCCAGCGTGAACCCAACCTGGTGGTCTGCTGGGGCGGGCACTCGATCAGCGGTGAGGAGTACGACTACACCAAGGAAGTCGGCTACCAGCTGGGTCTGCGCGGCCGCGACATCTGCACCGGCTGCGGACCAGGAGCGATGAAGGGCCCGATGAAAGGAGCGACCATCGGCCACGCCAAGCAGCGCACCCTGCCGGGCCACTATGTCGGCGTCTCCGAACCGGGGATCATCGCCGCCGAGGCGCCCAACCCGATCGTCAACGAGCTGGTCATTCTGCCCGACATCGAAAAGCGCCTCGAGGCCTTTGTCCGCCTGGGCCACGGAATCGTCGTGTTCCCTGGCGGCGTGGGCACGGCCGAAGAGATCCTGTTCATGCTCGGCATCTTGCTGAATCCGGCCAACCGCGAAGCGCCGTTTCCGCTGATCTTCAGCGGCCCGGAGGCGGCGCGCGGCTACTTCGAGGAGATCGATCGATTCATCGGCCTGACCCTGGGCGACCGGGCACGCGAGCTCTACCGCATCGTCATCGATGATCCGGTCGCCGTAGCCCGAGAGATGACCCGCGGCATCGATCAGGTCCGGGAGTGGCGTGTGCACATCAACGACGCCTTTTATTTCAACTGGCTGCTGGACATCCAGCCGAGTTTCCAGCAGCCCTTCGAACCCAGCCATGCGGCCATGCGGTCGCTGGAAATCTCGCGCGAGCTGCAGCCGCACCAGCTCGCGGCCAACCTGCGTCGGGCCTTTTCCGGCATCGTCTCGGGCAACGTCAAGCCCCAGGGCGTGCGCGCCATCCGTGAGCACGGCCCCTTCGAGATTCGCGGCGAAGCCGACATCATGGAAGCCCTCGACCAGCTCCTGCGTCGATTCGTCGCCCAGAACCGCATGAAACTCCCCGGCGGCGCGGCCTACGAGCCTTGCTATCGGATTGTCAGCTAA
- a CDS encoding HAD hydrolase family protein: MHYLALAADYDGTLASRDRISEDTVRAVERLRKSGRRAILVTGRRVDDLLSVCPCARLFDLVVAENGAVVYNPATREEHHLANPPPKLLIKGLQERGVEPLEIGQVLVGTHAAHRAAVQDVIWELGLEAQVIGNRDALTVLPAGINKAKGLERALRKLGLSRHEVVGVGDAENDHSFLDLCECSAAVANAVPSLKAAATFVTKAENGSGVIEVIDEVIADDLHRLDGRLEQHLIPLGTAADGTMVNLPPFGHNMLVAGPSGSGKSTLTAGIIERLIEKDFQVCIVDPEGDYGTLGDVVALGNQWRAPSVTEILSILEDPKFNLSINLLGIPLGDRPAFLAQLVPNLQALRARTGRPHWLVLDEAHHMLPDTWGHTGSALPKRLGETLLVTVHPEHVAPEILAPIDIVIAIGASPQDTLARFGRATGRAVPWPEDLSREADQVVAWFVSDAKLPFAVRPMPGRAERMRHHRKYAEGDLRWHSFYFRGPDGRHNLKAQNLAIFCQIAQGIDEETWLFRLRRGDYSRWFRHAVRDEFLAEETQRFERRTDLPPAQTRQMLTELVQARYTLPE; this comes from the coding sequence ATGCACTACCTCGCGCTGGCGGCAGATTACGACGGAACACTCGCCTCCCGTGACCGGATTTCAGAGGACACGGTTCGTGCCGTCGAACGGCTGAGGAAGTCGGGGCGGCGGGCGATTCTCGTCACGGGACGACGCGTGGACGACCTGCTGTCGGTCTGCCCCTGCGCACGACTTTTCGATCTGGTCGTCGCTGAGAACGGCGCCGTCGTCTACAACCCCGCGACCCGGGAGGAACATCACCTTGCCAACCCGCCGCCGAAGCTTCTGATCAAGGGACTGCAGGAACGCGGCGTGGAACCCCTCGAGATCGGGCAGGTGCTCGTGGGGACCCATGCGGCGCATCGGGCGGCTGTGCAGGACGTCATCTGGGAACTCGGGCTGGAGGCGCAGGTGATCGGCAACCGTGACGCCCTGACGGTGTTGCCGGCTGGCATCAACAAGGCGAAGGGCCTGGAACGCGCGTTGCGCAAGCTCGGGCTTTCGCGTCACGAGGTGGTGGGTGTCGGTGACGCCGAGAACGACCACTCGTTTCTCGATTTGTGCGAGTGCTCCGCGGCGGTGGCCAATGCAGTGCCGTCCCTCAAGGCCGCCGCAACCTTCGTCACGAAGGCCGAAAACGGCAGCGGAGTCATCGAAGTGATCGACGAAGTGATTGCCGACGACCTGCACCGACTGGACGGCAGGCTCGAACAGCACCTGATCCCGCTCGGCACGGCAGCGGACGGAACGATGGTCAACCTGCCACCATTCGGCCACAACATGCTCGTCGCGGGTCCATCGGGCAGCGGCAAGTCCACACTCACCGCCGGCATCATCGAACGGTTGATTGAAAAGGACTTCCAGGTCTGCATCGTCGACCCGGAAGGCGACTACGGCACGCTCGGGGATGTCGTGGCACTCGGCAACCAGTGGCGCGCTCCGAGTGTCACGGAGATTCTCTCGATCCTCGAGGATCCGAAATTCAATCTGAGCATCAACCTCCTCGGCATCCCGCTCGGCGACCGGCCGGCGTTCCTGGCGCAACTCGTTCCCAACCTGCAAGCGCTGCGGGCGCGAACCGGACGGCCGCACTGGCTGGTGCTCGATGAAGCCCACCACATGCTCCCGGACACCTGGGGACACACGGGGTCCGCGCTGCCCAAGCGACTCGGCGAAACCTTGCTGGTGACGGTGCACCCGGAGCATGTCGCACCGGAGATCCTGGCGCCCATCGACATCGTGATCGCCATCGGCGCCTCCCCTCAGGACACGCTCGCCAGGTTCGGCCGGGCCACGGGTCGCGCGGTCCCCTGGCCCGAAGACCTGAGTCGGGAGGCGGACCAAGTGGTCGCCTGGTTTGTCAGCGACGCCAAGCTCCCCTTCGCCGTGCGGCCCATGCCCGGGCGCGCGGAGCGCATGCGCCATCACCGCAAGTACGCCGAGGGCGACCTGCGCTGGCACAGCTTCTATTTCCGCGGCCCCGACGGGCGCCACAACCTGAAGGCGCAGAACCTCGCCATCTTCTGTCAGATCGCGCAGGGCATCGACGAAGAGACCTGGCTGTTTCGCCTGCGCCGCGGTGACTACTCGCGCTGGTTTCGTCACGCCGTCAGGGACGAGTTCCTAGCCGAGGAGACACAACGTTTCGAACGGCGCACGGACCTGCCGCCGGCTCAGACACGGCAGATGCTCACCGAGTTGGTCCAGGCCCGCTACACCCTGCCCGAATGA
- a CDS encoding universal stress protein, with product MQELIRGADRPVLLTPTDPSVDLPAVPVSRLLLATDCSPAAGAAEAAFLELLRHCDSALVVSVGGWVDQREYAGERQTIEDHVSALAERAGEHVFDAELLGRGRPSAEIARVAQEHDVDLVILGRCGHNVLAERLLGSTAEAVCQQARCLTLVVPGNG from the coding sequence GTGCAGGAACTCATCCGCGGGGCCGACCGTCCGGTGCTGCTGACACCGACCGACCCCTCAGTGGATCTGCCGGCGGTGCCGGTCTCGCGGCTACTACTGGCGACCGATTGTTCGCCGGCCGCGGGTGCCGCCGAGGCCGCCTTCCTGGAACTGCTTCGACACTGTGACAGCGCGTTGGTGGTGTCAGTCGGCGGCTGGGTGGACCAGCGCGAATATGCCGGGGAACGCCAGACGATCGAAGACCATGTGTCGGCGTTGGCCGAACGTGCCGGGGAGCATGTCTTCGATGCGGAACTGCTGGGCCGGGGCCGGCCTTCGGCAGAGATCGCGCGGGTGGCGCAGGAACACGACGTGGATCTTGTGATTCTCGGGCGGTGCGGTCACAACGTGTTGGCGGAGCGGCTGCTGGGCAGCACCGCGGAGGCCGTCTGCCAGCAGGCGCGGTGCCTGACGCTGGTGGTGCCCGGCAACGGCTGA